GTTTCAGATTCCTCCAAGGACTCCGaacaacatacaaaaaatacagaactacatcacgcattgtttttttaggagatttttttgtaagatttgaccGGTGTATTACTATATTTCAATACTTTgcacttttattaaaaaaatgtatgatatTGATGGGTTTTAAATGATTTTTGGCAATACAAGAAATTGGATGGATTCATCCAGTCATTCCTTCGTAGTTTAGTATAGCTGGTCAAataactttgtcagtagaaaaaagcgataaattcaaattttctatggtacGATTACCCTTCACGCcttcattttttaaatttgccgttttttctactgacaggaatggcttgacagactgtAATATGAAAGTCAGTTTAAATTAATTTAGACGATACATCAAAAGAAAACACGTTATTTAGGATAACAAACATTTCATTTAATAATCAAAAGGTAatgtacagcttggcaaaaaagagtagaaattaaaaagtggcaacactgtagtgtcgtccctttcaaaccaatttatataagaaaacgggacgacacttgccactttttaatttctactcttttttgccaagctgtagttAATTTATACTTAACAATTATATAAAATTGTTTTAGAATTATGAAATGGTgactatttataataaatttttttttattaactcaTACGTTTAAATCTAGTTCGTCCATCATTTCTAATAAATCTTCATGAGGAGATTTTGGTATATCAGGGACGAAATTAAGATCTGTAGTCTTGTTTCTGATTTGAGTCATAACAATACTTTCAAATTGAGTATCTCGATTTATTTCAATGGTTTTCTTCTGAGATTCTTTATTATACAGTTCTATTGGTAGCTGTAGCTCAACCTTTGCTTTTACGGTAGACACTTTTTCAATGGGTCCTAAAAGACAACTAATTTCATGAGTGCCAGCACATCGACTTTCATATTCCTCTACAGAGTTCTTCTTATTATCatacttataaatattttctcctaagttattaattatgtttGGACTTATTGTTGAAGGCAAATTGAACGTCCCATCCTTCCTTTGCAATCCCAGTCTTAGCAAAACGGATATCTTTGTGTGGTATTCGGAAAACCAAAGGATTAGAGTGTTACTCAAACATTTATAATCATCGTCTGTAAAACGTTGAGCCAGCGTCTCAAATTTCCTCATCGTATGCTCGATGATGCATTTCGGGAAATTTTTAGGCATTATTATGGCAACACTTTTTAAATGTCGCCGGGTAATGTCAAAAATGTTTTGATTTGTAGCCACCGATAATTGCCATTTGTATATCATAGTCATTAAATCCCATAATTTGCTCATGGAATAATCGTCTAATTTCATGATAGACGTGGCTGAAATATCCTGCAGAAGTTGCTTGACAACGGCATGTGTTGCGACCGGCTGCGGTATAAATAGCTCTTCTAAAAGTGTTGGGTGTAGCAGCACTGTCACTACGTCGGTGAGTACTGTAACGTAAAATTTATAACTTTTAGTTTTAGATATGAAAGAAAAGAAGATATATTTTAGAAGCTCTTCTACTTTTGTTTCAGTTCTGCAAACTAACCTCTTTCGGACTTCTCTG
This genomic interval from Cydia splendana chromosome 15, ilCydSple1.2, whole genome shotgun sequence contains the following:
- the LOC134797504 gene encoding protein OSCP1; translation: MSHFATPFITVNLGCEMIYVIEQRLKAQNIAAEKSERVLTDVVTVLLHPTLLEELFIPQPVATHAVVKQLLQDISATSIMKLDDYSMSKLWDLMTMIYKWQLSVATNQNIFDITRRHLKSVAIIMPKNFPKCIIEHTMRKFETLAQRFTDDDYKCLSNTLILWFSEYHTKISVLLRLGLQRKDGTFNLPSTISPNIINNLGENIYKYDNKKNSVEEYESRCAGTHEISCLLGPIEKVSTVKAKVELQLPIELYNKESQKKTIEINRDTQFESIVMTQIRNKTTDLNFVPDIPKSPHEDLLEMMDELDLNV